Sequence from the Maribacter aquivivus genome:
AAAGATAAGCCTATTTTTGCGGCATGATAATAACCGATACGCATACACATTTATATAGCGAAGCTTTCGATGATGATAGAAAAGAAGCAATACAAAAAGCCATTGATTTAGGAGTAGAACGTTTTTTTATTCCTGCTATAGATTCTACCTATACAGAAGGTATGTTAGCTTTGGAAAAAGAATTTCCGGGTCATATGTTCTTAATGACAGGCTTACATCCCACGCATGTGAAAGAAAATTTTGAGGACGAGCTGGCTCATGTTGAAGAAATGTTGGATAAGCATACCTATTATGCTATTGGGGAAATAGGAATTGATCTGTATTGGGAAAAGAAGTATTTAAAAGAACAGCAAATTGCTTTTAGAAAGCAAATACAAATAGCTAAGAAGCATAAATTGCCTATCGTTATTCATTGTCGGGAAGCTTTTGATGAGGTTTTTGAAATACTAGAGGAGGAGAAAGGTGATGATTTAAGAGGAATTTTTCATTGCTTTACTGGTACATATGAGCAGGCAGAAAAAGCAATTTCATATAATATGAAGTTAGGTATTGGTGGTGTAGTGACTTTTAAAAATGGTAAAATAGATACTTTTTTAAAAAATATTGATCTTAAGCATATTGTATTAGAAACCGATTCGCCATATTTGGCGCCTACACCTTATAGAGGTAAAAGAAATGAGAGTGCTTATATAGTAAATGTGCTTGAGAAGCTGGCAGACATTCATGGTGTACCCAATGAACAAATAGCTTTAGAGACTACGAAGAACTCTAAAGAAGTTTTCGGAATTTAATAATCAACTAAAATTTAGAGGTTTGGGTATAGAGAAAAGAAATATTTTATTGATTTACACGGGTGGTACTATAGGTATGATGAAAGATTATACATCAGGAGCACTTAAGGCCTTTGATTTTTCACAATTATTGAAGAATATACCAGAGCTAAATCAATTAGATTGTACTATATCTAGTTTTTCTTTTGAGCACCCTATAGATTCATCTAATATGAATCCGACGCATTGGGTGGCGATATCTGATATTATCACAGAGAAATATAATGAGTATGATGGTTTTGTAGTGTTGCATGGCAGTGATACTATGAGTTATACCGCTTCTGCATTAAGTTTTTTACTAGAAAACCTTACAAAACCGGTAATTTTGACTGGTTCTCAATTGCCAATTGGTGACTTGAGAACAGATGCCAAAGAAAATTTAATAACTGCTATACAAATTGCTGCTTTGTATAAAAAAGGTAAGCCGGTTGTACAAGAAGTGGGGCTCTATTTTGAATATAAATTGTATCGTGGTAATAGAACTACAAAGATAAATGCAGAGCAATTTCAGGCTTTTGCTTCATTAAATTACCCTCATTTAATAGAATCAGGAGTGCATTTGACCGTTTTTAATGAATATTTATTGCCTCAAAAAAGAAAATTAACGTTAAAATCTCATAGAAGTATGGATGATAATGTGGCTATTTTGAAAATATTTCCAGGAATTAACAAAAATGTTATAGATGCAATTTTGCAAGCTGAAAATTTAAAAGCCTTGGTTTTGGAGACGTATGGTTCTGGAAATGCGCCGATGGAAGAATGGTTTTTAGAGAAATTAAATAATGCAATAAATAAAGGTATACATATTATTAATGTTACACAGTGTTCTGGTGGCGCCGTTATGATGGGGCACTATGAAACAAGTTCTAGGCTTAAAAAAATGCAAGTAATTAATGGTAAGGATATTACAACTGAGGCTGCTATTACAAAGGCAATGTACTTGTTAGGTAGTGGTGTCTCTCATGAGTTGTTTAAAACCGTTTTTGAGACTTCTTTACGAGGAGAGATGGTTTAAATTTAACAGTGGTTTAATTTTTTAAACTAATATTTTTTTTGTTATTTGCCCACCCTTAAAAAAGGTATCTTAGAGAGGTGGCCGAGTGGTCGAAGGCGCACGCCTGGAAAGTGTGTATACCCCAAAAGGGTATCGAGGGTTCGAATCCCTTCCTCTCTGCAAGTAAGTTTTACTTTTTTTATATTGTTTTTTTTTTATCTTTAACCCTATTAACTAACTAATTTAAGTTCAGAAAAATGAAAAAATTATTCCCAAGCCTAGCAGTCGCTGGGGCATTTGTAGCAGGTACAAATATTGTAAGTGCAAAAGTAGCAGCAGTAGCTTTGCTAGTTCAAGAAGGAGCTCCGGAAGCGGAAAGAGGATTTACTCAACTATTAAAAGAGATGTTCATTACTGGTGGTGCCGGTTTCATGGGTATCGTACTTTTATGTTTGATCCTTGGTTTGGCAGTTGCTATTGAAAGAATTATTTATTTGAACATGGCTAGTACAAATTCTGCCAAGTTGAAACAACAAGTTGAAGACGCATTGGCATCTGGTGGTGTTGAAGCTGCTAAAGAGGTTTGTAGAAATACAAAAGGACCTGTTGCTTCTATCTACTATCAAGGTTTAGATAGAGCTGGTGAGAGCATCGAGTCTGCTGAAAAAGCTGTTGTTGCTTATGGTGGTGTTCAAATGGGTCAATTAGAGAAAAACGTTTCTTGGTTGTCTTTATTTATCGCTATTGCTCCAATGCTTGGTTTCATGGGTACGGTAATCGGTATGATTGCAGCCTTCCAAAAGATTGCTGCTGTTGGTAACTTAAGTGCATCTCTTATTGCAGGTGATATCCAGGTTGCATTATTAACAACGGTATTTGGTCTTATTACGGCTATTATCCTTCAAATTTTCTATAATTACATTATCGCTAAAATTGATAGCATCGTTAATGATATGGAAGACTCTTCGATTACTTTAATCGATATGTTGGTAGATCACAAAAAATAAGTATCACTTTTAATACCTAAAAATTATGCAAAAAATTATTAAAATAGCATTAATTGCTATAGGTGTATTAAGTGCTATACTATGGTATTTATTACCAAGTTCAGATATGCCGGCAGCTGAGGCTGCTTCAAGTGGAGCTTTGAACACAATGTTTATTATTACTTATCTTTTATTAGGGATAGCTGTTGTAGTAAGTTTAGTGTTTACTCTAAAAAACTTATTTGCAAACCCACAAGGTCTTAAAAAGACATTGTTCGTAGTAGGTGGTTTTTTATTAGTAGTTGGGATTTCTTATGTTTTAGCAAGTGGAACGGATGTTGATCCAGAATTCGCAGCTATGACAGATGAAAGTACAGTGAAGAATATTGGAATGGGATTGAATGTATTTTTTATCCTTACAATAATCGCAATACTTTCTTTAGTAGTACCAGCTGTTAAAAATATGTTTAGTAAATAATAAAATAAAAAACTATGGCTAGAAGAGCAGGAGCACCAGAAGTTAGTGCGGGTTCAATGGCGGACATAGCTTTCCTTTTACTTATCTTTTTCTTAGTAACTACTACTATTGAAACTGATGCTGGATTGGATCGTATGTTACCACCAATGGAGCCACCTACGGAAGCACCACCAATTATTAAGCAAAAGAACATTTTTACGGTTAATATTAACCGAAATGGTCAATTGTTGGTGGAAGATGAGATTCTTTCAATAGATAAATTGCGTGAAAGAGCAATGGCGTTTTTAGATAACGGTGGAGCACCATCAGGAAGTCCTGATTATTGTAGCTACTGTAAAGGAAAGCGTAATGCTGAATCTTCGGATAATCCGATGAAAGCAATTATCTCTTTAAAGAATGATCGTGAAACAAAGTATAGTACATACATAACAGTTCAAAACGAATTGGTAGGTGCATACAACGATCTTAGAAATAGAGAAGCTAAGCGTTTATTTGGTAAAGATTATGTTGCTATGGAGGCTGAGTATTTGAATCCTGAAACTGAAGATTCTGTTAAAGAAGAATTGAAAGAAAAGGTACAAAGAATACAAGGTTTGTTTCCACAGAAATTATCTGAAGCTGAAACTTCAAGCGAATAATTAATAAATTAAAAGTAACACTATGTCAAAATTTGCAAAGAAAAAAGATGGAGAGGTACCAGCGGTATCAACAGCTTCCCTTCCTGACATTGTATTTATGCTTTTGTTTTTCTTTATGACGGTAACCGTTATGAAGGATAGTTCCTTGAAAGTTGAAAACGTACTTCCGAATGCTAGTGAAGTAAAGAAATTGGAGAAGAAAGATCGTGTAATCTATATTTATGTTGGTAAGCCAACTAGAGAATATGAGAAGACTTTTGGTACAGAACCAAAAATTCAATTAAACGACAAATTCGCTAGTCCTTCTGAAGTTGGTGATTATATTTTGATGGAAAGAGCTAAAAAACCTCAAGAAATTCAAAATGTATTGACCACGGCACTTAAGGTTGATAAGAACGCTAGTATGGGATTGATATCCGATATTAAACAAGAGTTAAGAAAAGTAAACGCTTTAAAGGTAAATTATACTACCTATGAAGGTGATGCTTTCAATAATCTACAATAGTTAGTTAAGTAGAATATTACATTTTCAAAACGCTTCAAATTTATTTGAAGCGTTTTTTATTTCATTAACTTTACTTCATGCGTTTTGCCATTTTATTTTTATTAGTAGTTCTGCAATCTAATGCTCAAGTAGTATCAGATAGTATAGAAAGTTCACATTATTTCGAGGATCAGTTTTATGTTGGTCTATCGTATAACTTTATATTGAACCATCCAGAGGGTTCTAATCAACGTAACCTCTCTTATGGTCTACAAGCAGGTGTAATAAAAGATATTCCTTTAAATAGGGTAGGAACAAAGGCTATAGGCGTTGGGGCGGGCTTAGCTTTGAATAGTTATTATTCAAACCTAGTTGCCGATATTTCTGGAGATGATATTTCTTATAGTATAAATGATGATATTACTAGAAGTAAGTTAGAGACACATTTAGTAGAGTTTCCTTTAGAGTTTAGATGGCGAAATTCTACTGCAGAAGATTATAAATTCTGGCGTGTATATGGAGGTATTAAGGCTGCTTATGTTTTAGGAGCAAGGTCAAAATATGATTTAGGTGACATTAGTGAGGGGTTCAATAATACAGACTTAACTAAATTTCAGTACGGGCTTACCTTAAGTTTTGGCTATAATACCTTTAATCTACATGCTTATTATGCATTAACTGAGCTTTTTGATGGTAATGCATCTGTCAATGGTGAGGTATTACAATATAGACCATTACGTATAGGTCTTATTTTCTACATACTATAACCAGAATCTTACGGTCAGTAACTGAGATAATAGTCCTATAAAAAGACCGATTACAACTTCTATATCGGTATGTGCTTTTAAATATAGTCTTGCGGTAATAATGCTTCCAGTACATATGATGAGTAAACTGATTGCAATTATAAGATTGATTTCAAAATGAATGCTTAAATTAATGAGATACATTAATAGACCACTTATGCCAACGGTATGTAGGCTGGTTTTAAAATTAAATAGTAATAATAGTATACAGGCTATAGTAGCGCCTAATAGCCCAGTAAAGTAAAAATAAAGCTCACTTACGTAATTGTTTGGAATAACCTTATAAAGGATTAAAAGGAGTATTGACGCGTGAATATAAAGAGGGTATTTTCTTTCTTGAATAGAGTCTAAGGTAATGGAATGTACTAAACCCAAATTCTTCAATATTAAAAAGGTTATTATCGGGATAATAACGGTTAATATAAAAATGGGTAATATGCTAGCACTTTGGATTTCTAATGGGGTAAATTTAGGGGTGATTAGAAAATAAGCAACAGTACCACCTATAGGAATAAATAGTGGGTGAAATAAGTAGGAGATAAGATTGGAAAAAATCTTCATTAAATTTCTTTTCTCATACGTGCAACAGGTATACTTAACTGCTCTCTGTATTTGGCTACTGTTCTTCTGGCAATAGGATATCCTTTTTCCTTTAAAATGGCAGCGAGTTTGTCATCTGTTAATGGCTTTTTCTTGGTTTCGTTCTGAATAACTGTTTCTAGAATTTTCTTTATTTCTTTTGTAGAAACATCTTCTCCTTGTTCATTCTTCATTGACTCAGAGAAATATTCTTTTATCAACTTGGTGCCATAAGGGGTGTCAACATATTTGCTATTTGCAACCCTAGACACTGTTGAAACATCCATTCCTATTTCATCTGCAATATCTTTTAGAATCATAGGTCTCAAATTACGCTCATCTCCTGTTAGGAAATATTCTTTTTGATATTGCATAATTGAGTTCATCGTAATAAACAGCGTTTGTTGGCGCTGTCTAATAGCATCTATAAACCATTTAGCGGCATCTAACTTCTGCTTAATGAACATTACTGTATCTTTTTGAGACTTAGACTTATCTTTAGCTTCTTTATAGCCCTTTAGCATATTACTATACTCTCTAGATACGTGTAGCTCTGGTGCATTTCTACCATTTAGTGTCAGCTCCAATTCACCTTCGGTAATTCTAATGGCAAAATCAGGTACTACATGCTCTACAATTCTATTGTTTCCAGAATACGAACCGCCTGGTTTTGGGTTTAGTTTTTCAATTTCTCCAATAGCAGCTTTTAACTCGTCTTCGGTAATGTTATGTTTCTGAATTAACTTTTGATAGTGCTTCTTAGTAAAGTGTTCAAAAGACTTCTTCAGAATCGCTGTTGCAAGCTCAATTCTCGGTGTTATTTCTTTGCGCTCTAGTTGTATTATTAAACATTCTTCTAAAGATCTAGCGCCAACTCCAGGTGGATCCAACTCTTGAACTATAGAAAGTATTTTTGTAATGGTTTTTTCATCTGTATAGATGTTTTGGGTAAAAGCCAAATCATCCATAATATCGGCGATGGGTCTACGTATGTATCCACTTTCATCTACACTGCCAACTAGAAACTCGGCAATATTCCACTCGTCATCTGTAAGATAAACGGTGTTTAGTTGATTTAATAAATGCTGATTGAATGAAATACCGGCAGCATAAGGCACACTTTTTTCTTCATCATCAGAGCTATAATTATTCGCTTTGGTACGATAATCAGGAATTTCATCATCACTTAAGTAATCATCGATATTGATGTCTTCAGTGTTAATAGTTTCATTATCTACTGCATCATCGTAAACTTCATCATACTCATCATTAGTGTTTTCTAAGTCTTCTTTACCGGTTTCTAAGGCCGGATTCTCCTCTAATTCTTGATTGAGACGTTGTTCAAATGCCTGCGTAGGCAATTGAATCAGCTTCATCAATTGAATTTGCTGTGGAGATAACTTTTGAGATAATTTAAATGATAGATGTTGTTTTAGCATTACTTTATTCTAGTACTGGTAAAAGTAACTAAATCCGCTTAGAATTCGGCATTCTGTGGTGTTCTTGGAAAAGGAATTACATCTCTAATATTACCCATGCCAGTTGCGAAAAGAACTAATCGTTCAAAACCAAGACCAAAACCACTATGTTCTGCAGTTCCGAATTTTCTTAAATCTAGGTACCACCATAATTCTTTCTCGTCGATACCCAATTCTTTGATTTTTTCTTTCAAGACATCTAAGCGCTCTTCTCTTTGCGAACCACCAACGATTTCACCAATGCCTGGAAATAAAATATCCATAGCTCTAACGGTTTTTCCGTCCTCATTCAATCGCATGTAAAAAGCTTTAATTTTTGCTGGGTAATCAAATAATATTACAGGACATTTAAAATGCTTTTCAACTAAGTAGCGCTCATGCTCACTTTGTAGATCGGTACCCCATTCCTCAATAGGGTAAGTGAATTGTTTCTTTTTATTAGGCTTACAGTTTTTAAGAATATCTATAGCTTCAGTATAGCTTACTCTTTTAAAGTTGTTATCTGCTACGAACTTTAATTTTTCAATTAAAGGCATATCGCTGCGTTGCGCTTGCGGCTTGCTTTTTTCTTCGTCTATTAACCTCTTCTCTAAAAACTCTAAATCTTCTTGACAATGTGTCAATGTATAAGAAATAACGTTTTTAATAAAGTCCTCTGCAAGGTCCATATTGGCATCTAAATCGAAGAATGCCATTTCTGGTTCAATCATCCAAAATTCAGCTAAATGTCTAGATGTATTTGAGTTTTCGGCTCTAAATGTAGGTCCGAATGTATAAACTTTACCTAGTGCCATGGCATATGCCTCAGCTTCTAATTGACCAGATACTGTTAAATTGGTTTCTTTTCCGAAGAAGTCTTCTTTATAATTTACATCTCCATCTTCTGTAAGTGGAGGATTTTTTTCATCTAATGTTGTTACACGAAACATTTCTCCTGCACCTTCGGCATCTGATCCTGTAATAATAGGAGCGTGGAAGTAGTTGAAACCGTTTTCTCTAAAATAGTTGTGAATGGCAAAAGATAAGGTAGACCTAACACGCATAATTGCTGCAAAAGTGTTAGTTCTAATTCTTAAATGTGCCTTTTCTCTCAAGAATTCTAAAGAGTGTTTTTTTGGTTGAATAGGATATTCTTCTGGATCCGCAATACCTAACACTTCCAAAGCGCTTACTTGAATTTCTACAGATTGACCGCGACCCTGACTTTCAACAAGTGTACCTGTAATTTTTAATGCAGCACCAGTATTTACTTTCTTTAATAATTCTTCGTCAAAATTCTCAAAATCAACTACACATTGAATAGTACCTAATGTAGATCCATCGTTCAATGCTATGAATCTATTACTTCTAAAGGTTCGTACCCATCCTTTTATTGTTACTTCTTGTAGTAAGTTTTTACTTGCTAGTAATTCTTTTATTGTAGCTAAACGCATGATATTGAATTGAAAATTAAAGTCCCAAAGATAGGATTTTGTTAAAAAATAGAGGGTTTAAAAAGCGATATAAACAGTAGTTAAATAATATTATTGGTTATTATTTTCATCTTGTGGTAAAATATCTATTTGCGGTTCTTTAAGTGTTTGCTTGTTCGCGATACTTTTTTCTAATGATAATAGTAAAGAAGGCAACAGAATTAAATTAGCCAACATTGCAAGTAATAGTGTTGCAGAAACTAGTGAACCTAGTGCTACCGTGCCACCGAAATTAGATATTACAAAGACGGAGAAGCCAAAGAATAATACTATAGAGGTGTAGAACATACTTACGCCGGTTTCTCTTAATGCATTATATACAGATTTTTCTATTCGCCAGTTATTTGCGGTGAGTTCTTGCCTATATTTTGCGAGAAAGTGTATGGTGTCATCGACCGAAATACCAAATGCAATACTGAATACTAATATGGTAGATGGTTTTATTGGTACACCCACAAAGCCCATAATGCCGGCAGTTATGACTAATGGCAATAAGTTAGGTATCAATGAAATGACAATCATTCTGAACGACCTAAATAAATAGGCCATGAAAAGTGCAATAAGCCCAATTGCCAAGGCAAGAGACATAATTAGGTTTTTAACAAGATACTTTGTTCCTTTTAAGAAAAGTAATGCGCTACCGGTCATGTAAACGTTATAACGCTCTGCAGGGAATATTTTCGTGATATTCTCCTGTAACCGCTGTTCAATTTCTTCCATACGGCTGGTGTTGACATCTCGCATGAAGGTGGTCATTCTGGCTGTTTGACCAGTACTATCAACAAAAGATTTTAATAAATCTCCGTTATCATCAGATTTGCGGGCAACATCCATAATGAATGTATTTTCTTGACTGGTTGGTAATTGATAATATTTGGGAATACCATTATAAAAAGCCTGTTTAGAATACTTTACCAGATTTACTACAGATACGGGAGTTGAAAGTTCCGGTATTTCTTCTATAACTTCGCCAAGCTGATTCATACGCTTTAAAGTCACAGGTTTTAAAACACCTTTTGGAGTTTTTGTGTCTACAACGATTTCAACAGGCATAATACCTTTGAACTCTTTTTCAAAAAATCTAATGTCATGAAAGAATTCAGCATTCTTCGGCATATCCTCTATAGGGCTTCCTGATATTCTTATCTGATAAATACCAATAATACTTATTACAAGTAAAGAGATAGAAACAATATAAACAGTAATTCTTCTATGCCTAACAATACGTTCCATCCACTGTACAAAGGCATCAATCCATTTTTTGTTCAAATGTTTTAAATGCTTTGTTTTTGGAAGCGGCATGAAGCTATAAACAATAGGAATGATAAGTAGTGATAAAACAAATATGCCTAAGATATTAATGGAAGCAACAATACCAAATTCTTTCAATAATGTACTGTCTGTTACAATGAAAGTTGCAAAACCAGATGCCGTGGTAATATTTGTCATCAACGTTGCATTTCCAATTTTAGAAATAACGCGTTGTAATGAAAGTGCCTGATTACCGTGTTTTTTTACTTCTTGTTGATATTTGTTTATTAAGAAGATACAGTTGGGAATACCAATAACAATGATTAGTGGTGGTATAAGTGCTGTAAGAACTGTAATTTCATATTGTAATAACCCAAGTAAACCAAAAGCCCACATTACGCCAATTATCACTACGCACATAGAAATTATCGTAGCTCGAATGCTTCTAAAGAAAAAGAAGAAAATTAATGAAGTAACACCAAGAGCTGCTAGAATAAATTTACCAATTTCATCAATAATATTCTGAGAATTCATTGTCCTCACATAGGGCATTCCAGATATGTGAACATCTAAATTAGTCTCTTCTTCAAACTTTTTAACCAGTTTATTTACATCTTGTAAAATAAAATCTTTTCTAACCGAGGTATTGACAATGTCCTTATCTAGATTAACAATAGTTCTTATTGTTTTACTTTCTTTGTTGTATAGAAGGTTGTCATAGAAAGGGAGGTCATTAAACAAATGATTGGTAATACTGTCTATTTCCTTCTTAGTCTTAAGTTCGCCGTTTATTAAGGGGCGCATTACAAACTCTTGCTTTTCGTTATCCTTAATTAATTCTTTTAAATTGTCTGTTGAGATAACAAATTCCACCTCTGGAAAAGCAGCAAGTTGTTTGCTTAATTTATTCCAACGGTTAAAATTTTCAGGTGTAAATAGAGCGCTGTCACGCACGGCAAAAACGACTGCATTACCTTCTTCGCCAAATTTGCTAAGAAAATCTTGGTATTGAATATTTACCGGGTGGTCATCTGGTAGTAGGTTTGTCTGCGAGCTTGAAAAACGCATATATTGCCATTGCCATCCCATAAAAATGGTAAAAGCGGCAATCAAGAGTAAAATTAGGATTCTATTTCGTAGAATTATATTTGCCGTTTTAGGCCAAAATCCCTTCGTTAGTTTAGCTACCATAACTGTTTTTGCAGGTCGCAAAGGTAACTATTAGCTACATCTGTTCCTAAATTGAAAAGTCTAAATTTTTTACAAAAAAATAAAGCTACCTAATGTAGGTAGCTTTAAGTAATAATCATAAATTTCTTGCTTATACTTTCATGATTTCTGCCTCTTTTTTAACCAAGAAATCTTCAATTTTCTTTGTGAAAACATCAGTTAAGTCTTGTACATCGGCAGTAGCATTTTTTTGAAGGTCTTCAGAAATATCTAAATCTTTAATTTCTTTGTTCGCATCTTGTCTAGCACTTCGTACACCAACTTTTGCATGTTCTGCTTCTGCTTTAGCTTGTTTAGTAAGCTGTATTCTACGCTCTTCGGTCAGCGGTGGTACGTTGATGATGATCATATCGCCATTGTTCATAGGATTAAAACCTAGGTTGGCGTTCATTATCGCTTTTTCAATTTCTTGGAGCATGTTTTTTTCCCAAGGTTGAACAGAAATTGTTCTACCGTCTGGGGTGTTCACATTTGCTACCTGAGATAACGGAGTTTGTGATCCGTAATAATCAACCATTACAGCTGATAGCATTGCAGGGCTGGCTTTACCAGCTCTAATTTTTAAAAATGCGCGTTCTAAGTGAGCTATAGCGGCGTTCATGCCTTCTTTTGTAGCGTCTAAAACAAATTCTACTTCTTCGTTCATATAATAGGTATATTACTATCGCAATAACAAAATCTATACCGATATTTATAGGTTGACCGTTGTTCCAATAGTTTGGCCGTCAACAATTTTCAGTAAATTTCCTTTTTTGTTCATATCAAAAACTACGATAGGTAGTTCATTTTCTTGGCTAAGGGTAAAAGCTGTGGTATCCATAACCTTCAGTCCTTTTTTAAGTACTTCTGAAAAAGATATATTATCAAATTTCGTAGCACTTTTATCTTTTTCTGGATCAGCAGTGTAAATACCATCTACACGTGTACCTTTAAGTATTACATCAGCTTCTATTTCAATAGCGCGTAATACAGCTGCAGAATCTGTTGTGAAATATGGGTTACCGGTTCCTCCACCAAAGATAACAACTCTTCCTTTTTCCAAATGCCTCATGGCTCTTCTTCTAATGAAGGGTTCTGCAACCTCGTTGATTTTTATGGCAGATTGTAATCTGGTTTGTACACCGTTCATTTCTAAAGCACTTTGTAATGCTAAGCCATTAATAACGGTTGCTAGCATACCCATATGGTCGCCTTGAACTCTGTCCATGCCAGTTGCGGCACCTGCTAAACCACGAAAGATATTTCCCCCACCAATAACAATAGCTACTTCTATGCCTTTTTCAACTACTTCTTTAATTTCTTCTGCATACTCGTTTAGACGATTAGAGTCTATTCCGTATTGCTTTTCGCCCATTAGGGCTTCGCCGCTTAGTTTTAGAAGAATTCTTTTGTAGTGCATCTTAATTTTTTATTTGCCATCAAAAATAATGAAAATATTTGATGGGTACGTTCTATATTTAATTGAAGCAATACTTAATTCGCTAAGTTAGGGTCGTAACATATTATCTATCTTTGATATCGTTGATTTTTAAATATTCACTTATGAAGTTTTATATGAAGAAAAATGTTTTAATTATTGCTTTTGCCTTAATCCTAAATGCCTGCGGTGCAGGTAAGGTGCTTATGTCCGCCGAAAATAGTCCTATTTTGACTTCTATAGATTTGGTCAATATTGTAGACGATAAAGTTCAGGTGGGTGTAAACCCTGGTGCATTCACTACTTCTACCGTAATATTTAGAATACCTAAAACTGTGCCGGGTACATATAGTTCAGATAATTACGGACAGTATATTGAAGATTTTGAGGCTCTTGATTATAAGGGTAATTTATTAAATAGCAAGAAACTTGATGATAACACTTGGAGTATTTCTGGAGCTGTTCAATTAGATAAAGTACAATATTGGGTTAATGACACCTATGATACCGAGAATGATGTTGAAGATGCTGTATTCTCACCAGCGGGAACAAATATTTCTAAGGGAAGTAATTTTATGCTTAACCTTCATGGATTTGTTGGTTATTTTGATGGATTTAAAGAAGTTCCATATGCTATACAAATTAAAAAACCTGCCGATTTAATTGCTACTACGACACTGTCAGGTGAGGTGGGAGGAAAGATTGATCCGCTTTTGGATGCTTTTACTGCTAAGCGTTATTTTGAAGTGATAGACAACCC
This genomic interval carries:
- a CDS encoding TatD family hydrolase, encoding MIITDTHTHLYSEAFDDDRKEAIQKAIDLGVERFFIPAIDSTYTEGMLALEKEFPGHMFLMTGLHPTHVKENFEDELAHVEEMLDKHTYYAIGEIGIDLYWEKKYLKEQQIAFRKQIQIAKKHKLPIVIHCREAFDEVFEILEEEKGDDLRGIFHCFTGTYEQAEKAISYNMKLGIGGVVTFKNGKIDTFLKNIDLKHIVLETDSPYLAPTPYRGKRNESAYIVNVLEKLADIHGVPNEQIALETTKNSKEVFGI
- a CDS encoding asparaginase, which gives rise to MGIEKRNILLIYTGGTIGMMKDYTSGALKAFDFSQLLKNIPELNQLDCTISSFSFEHPIDSSNMNPTHWVAISDIITEKYNEYDGFVVLHGSDTMSYTASALSFLLENLTKPVILTGSQLPIGDLRTDAKENLITAIQIAALYKKGKPVVQEVGLYFEYKLYRGNRTTKINAEQFQAFASLNYPHLIESGVHLTVFNEYLLPQKRKLTLKSHRSMDDNVAILKIFPGINKNVIDAILQAENLKALVLETYGSGNAPMEEWFLEKLNNAINKGIHIINVTQCSGGAVMMGHYETSSRLKKMQVINGKDITTEAAITKAMYLLGSGVSHELFKTVFETSLRGEMV
- a CDS encoding MotA/TolQ/ExbB proton channel family protein codes for the protein MKKLFPSLAVAGAFVAGTNIVSAKVAAVALLVQEGAPEAERGFTQLLKEMFITGGAGFMGIVLLCLILGLAVAIERIIYLNMASTNSAKLKQQVEDALASGGVEAAKEVCRNTKGPVASIYYQGLDRAGESIESAEKAVVAYGGVQMGQLEKNVSWLSLFIAIAPMLGFMGTVIGMIAAFQKIAAVGNLSASLIAGDIQVALLTTVFGLITAIILQIFYNYIIAKIDSIVNDMEDSSITLIDMLVDHKK
- a CDS encoding ExbD/TolR family protein; translation: MARRAGAPEVSAGSMADIAFLLLIFFLVTTTIETDAGLDRMLPPMEPPTEAPPIIKQKNIFTVNINRNGQLLVEDEILSIDKLRERAMAFLDNGGAPSGSPDYCSYCKGKRNAESSDNPMKAIISLKNDRETKYSTYITVQNELVGAYNDLRNREAKRLFGKDYVAMEAEYLNPETEDSVKEELKEKVQRIQGLFPQKLSEAETSSE
- a CDS encoding ExbD/TolR family protein produces the protein MSKFAKKKDGEVPAVSTASLPDIVFMLLFFFMTVTVMKDSSLKVENVLPNASEVKKLEKKDRVIYIYVGKPTREYEKTFGTEPKIQLNDKFASPSEVGDYILMERAKKPQEIQNVLTTALKVDKNASMGLISDIKQELRKVNALKVNYTTYEGDAFNNLQ
- a CDS encoding porin family protein; protein product: MRFAILFLLVVLQSNAQVVSDSIESSHYFEDQFYVGLSYNFILNHPEGSNQRNLSYGLQAGVIKDIPLNRVGTKAIGVGAGLALNSYYSNLVADISGDDISYSINDDITRSKLETHLVEFPLEFRWRNSTAEDYKFWRVYGGIKAAYVLGARSKYDLGDISEGFNNTDLTKFQYGLTLSFGYNTFNLHAYYALTELFDGNASVNGEVLQYRPLRIGLIFYIL
- the rpoN gene encoding RNA polymerase factor sigma-54; protein product: MLKQHLSFKLSQKLSPQQIQLMKLIQLPTQAFEQRLNQELEENPALETGKEDLENTNDEYDEVYDDAVDNETINTEDINIDDYLSDDEIPDYRTKANNYSSDDEEKSVPYAAGISFNQHLLNQLNTVYLTDDEWNIAEFLVGSVDESGYIRRPIADIMDDLAFTQNIYTDEKTITKILSIVQELDPPGVGARSLEECLIIQLERKEITPRIELATAILKKSFEHFTKKHYQKLIQKHNITEDELKAAIGEIEKLNPKPGGSYSGNNRIVEHVVPDFAIRITEGELELTLNGRNAPELHVSREYSNMLKGYKEAKDKSKSQKDTVMFIKQKLDAAKWFIDAIRQRQQTLFITMNSIMQYQKEYFLTGDERNLRPMILKDIADEIGMDVSTVSRVANSKYVDTPYGTKLIKEYFSESMKNEQGEDVSTKEIKKILETVIQNETKKKPLTDDKLAAILKEKGYPIARRTVAKYREQLSIPVARMRKEI